GATACGCTTCAGTTCGGCGCCCATCATCCGTCGGGCGGCGTGGAGTAGCTCGTCACCTGCTTTAGCGTGGCGCTCGGAGCTGTCAGCGTCATACATGCCGTCCTCGCACAGTTGGCATTCCCAGCCCGAGAGGTCATCAACGCGCTGCTCCATGCCTTTGATACGTAGGGTTTCACTGCGCCCCTCAAAACGCACCATGGCGTCAGGGGTACCACAGATGAAGCAGTGTTGGGTTTTCATGGGTTCATCCCTTTGAAGGAGATCACGGGTGGGTTACTGCCGGAGCAGTAAGTGACCTTGATGTAAATCTCCAGACCATGTGATTGGATGTGGTAGACGTCATGCCAGACGCGGTGATCGGCATAGGTCGTCATCGATTTGTACAACATCCTGTTTTGCAGTTTGAAAACGATCATT
The sequence above is a segment of the Pseudomonas sp. R76 genome. Coding sequences within it:
- a CDS encoding type II toxin-antitoxin system MqsR family toxin, with the protein product MEKYTPHYDLAMIKADVRRLGARAFTRGAKRTAEALDLDLAQMQMIVFKLQNRMLYKSMTTYADHRVWHDVYHIQSHGLEIYIKVTYCSGSNPPVISFKGMNP